One window of the Microbulbifer sp. Q7 genome contains the following:
- a CDS encoding ATP-dependent DNA helicase, whose product MSESPAEAQEQTALDTTLQLSVGELVAFACRSGDLVGEPSGGPTAQEGIRAHQRLQKKRPAGSEAEYRLQETVEQDGQTVVLSGRVDILHPQPDLHRAAQLDEIKTTYVPPHKLAESARDLHWAQLKIYGFCYGLQQQFSADTPLALQMLWHNLKEKKTYPESREFRWHELETFARTALSTYLQWHRRWQAHRQAVRASARALAFPFAEYRAGQRALAVAAYRCLRDGGELLVEAPTGIGKTISTLFPAIKAVGETTLDQLMYLTAKNSGRQVVRETAARLHAGGLTLSVLELQARDKTCACNLGLCSRDDAGICPRTRGFFDRLPEARRALLGRPLLTPEVIAEEADRLQLCPFALSLQMLPWADLVVCDFNYVFDPLVQMHGLRDARLQRALLIDEAHNLSDRARAMFSAKLSRADSRRAAAACKGSHPALQRAIQSLVRALDSWVEQRRESGQQAAPPGKPEKIEKVDEKRVARENGKTTELWITALADGAPHKVSAAVHKVLLVVSQLWEQSQAPPEAIVDWLRALFRYQTVEQLAAEHHRCITRAQHLPNRDSRWREQEIELLCLSAADYLQQAYALFHSVIAFSATLRPPGHVVRQLGLQAEAPYLALPSPFAAEQLGLFVCPFVDTRYRARQRASDTLVEMIARTYRSRPGNYLVFFPSYRFLQQVAERFAAQYPEIPLVQQASGSSDSQRSAFLDNFQSGRRSLGFAIMGGVFGEGVDYVGEQLVGTIVVGVGLPQVNEEQELLRAACEQRGENGFDAAYRYPGLTRVLQTAGRVIRSESDRGVVILADNRFADPFYRALYPQHWHPQTCNNGHALSAALDHFWNG is encoded by the coding sequence GTGAGTGAGTCTCCAGCAGAAGCACAAGAACAAACCGCGCTCGACACCACGCTGCAACTTTCCGTGGGCGAGCTGGTGGCCTTCGCCTGCCGCAGCGGGGACCTGGTGGGCGAGCCCTCCGGCGGGCCCACCGCACAAGAGGGGATACGCGCGCACCAGCGACTGCAGAAAAAACGCCCCGCGGGCAGTGAAGCGGAATACCGCCTGCAGGAAACCGTGGAGCAGGACGGCCAAACCGTGGTACTCAGCGGCCGGGTGGATATCCTGCACCCCCAGCCGGACCTGCACCGCGCGGCGCAGCTGGACGAGATAAAAACCACCTATGTGCCGCCGCACAAACTGGCGGAATCCGCCCGCGACCTGCACTGGGCACAGCTGAAAATTTACGGTTTCTGCTACGGGCTGCAACAGCAGTTCTCCGCCGACACGCCGCTGGCGCTGCAGATGCTGTGGCACAACCTGAAGGAAAAAAAGACCTACCCCGAATCCCGCGAGTTCCGCTGGCACGAGCTGGAAACCTTCGCCCGAACCGCGCTTTCCACCTACCTGCAGTGGCACCGGCGCTGGCAGGCCCACCGACAGGCGGTGCGCGCCTCCGCGCGCGCACTGGCCTTTCCGTTTGCGGAATACCGGGCGGGCCAGCGCGCACTGGCGGTGGCGGCCTACCGCTGCCTGCGCGATGGCGGTGAACTGCTGGTGGAGGCTCCCACCGGTATCGGCAAAACCATCAGCACCCTGTTCCCGGCGATCAAGGCCGTGGGGGAAACAACCCTCGACCAGCTGATGTATCTCACCGCGAAAAATTCCGGCCGCCAGGTGGTACGGGAAACCGCCGCGCGGCTGCACGCCGGCGGGCTGACCCTGTCGGTACTGGAACTGCAGGCGCGGGACAAAACCTGTGCCTGCAATCTTGGCCTGTGCAGCCGCGACGATGCGGGTATCTGCCCGCGTACCCGCGGCTTCTTCGACCGGTTGCCGGAAGCGCGCCGCGCCCTGCTGGGGCGCCCGCTGCTGACGCCGGAGGTGATTGCCGAAGAGGCGGACCGCCTGCAGCTGTGCCCGTTTGCGCTGTCGCTGCAGATGTTGCCTTGGGCAGACCTGGTGGTGTGCGACTTCAACTACGTGTTCGATCCGCTGGTGCAAATGCACGGCCTGCGCGACGCGCGCCTGCAACGCGCGCTGCTGATCGACGAAGCGCACAACCTCAGCGACCGCGCGCGGGCCATGTTCAGCGCGAAACTCAGCCGCGCGGATAGCCGCCGTGCTGCCGCCGCCTGCAAGGGTTCCCACCCCGCGCTGCAGCGCGCTATTCAGTCGTTGGTGCGCGCACTGGATAGCTGGGTAGAGCAGCGGCGGGAATCGGGGCAGCAGGCCGCGCCGCCGGGCAAGCCAGAAAAGATTGAAAAAGTAGACGAGAAAAGAGTCGCAAGAGAAAACGGAAAAACAACCGAACTGTGGATCACCGCGCTCGCCGATGGCGCGCCCCACAAGGTGAGCGCGGCGGTGCACAAGGTATTGCTGGTGGTGAGCCAGTTGTGGGAGCAGTCGCAGGCACCACCGGAAGCCATTGTCGACTGGCTGCGGGCCCTGTTCCGCTACCAGACTGTGGAGCAGCTGGCGGCAGAGCACCACCGCTGTATTACCCGTGCGCAACACCTGCCAAATCGCGACAGCCGCTGGCGGGAGCAGGAAATTGAACTGCTGTGCCTGAGTGCCGCCGACTACCTGCAACAGGCCTACGCGCTGTTTCACAGCGTCATCGCGTTCTCTGCCACCCTGCGCCCGCCGGGCCATGTGGTTCGGCAACTGGGGCTGCAGGCGGAGGCGCCGTATCTCGCCCTGCCCTCGCCGTTTGCGGCCGAGCAACTGGGGCTGTTTGTGTGCCCGTTTGTAGACACCCGCTACCGCGCCCGCCAACGGGCCAGTGACACCCTGGTGGAAATGATTGCGCGCACCTATCGCAGCCGCCCGGGCAACTACCTGGTGTTCTTCCCCTCCTACCGCTTTTTACAGCAGGTGGCCGAGCGCTTTGCCGCGCAGTACCCGGAAATTCCGCTGGTGCAGCAGGCTTCCGGCAGTTCCGATTCGCAGCGCAGCGCTTTTCTGGACAACTTCCAGAGTGGCCGCCGCAGTCTGGGATTTGCCATCATGGGAGGCGTGTTCGGCGAGGGCGTGGATTACGTGGGCGAACAGCTGGTGGGCACCATTGTGGTGGGTGTGGGCCTGCCGCAGGTCAACGAAGAACAGGAACTGCTGCGCGCGGCCTGCGAACAGCGGGGCGAAAACGGTTTCGATGCGGCCTACCGCTACCCGGGCCTGACCCGCGTGCTGCAAACCGCCGGCCGGGTAATCCGCAGCGAGAGCGACCGCGGCGTGGTCATCCTGGCCGACAACCGTTTTGCCGATCCGTTTTACCGCGCGCTGTATCCGCAGCACTGGCACCCGCAGACCTGCAATAATGGCCACGCACTTTCCGCCGCCCTCGATCATTTCTGGAATGGGTAA
- a CDS encoding CLCA_X family protein, with protein sequence MGLDRTFYRRSPQQRPQQNVTFNDVRKRFDFRSIAIGRWVTEAEKARAAGLFYDALVDLMTILQGPELLVSLRGTLAFQYGTGGRPGVSAHYEPATRTFALAKNAGPGSIAHEWFHALDHYLADKAFSDASGKRFASEAWLRDATPVPHPINDALFACFRAIMLDESGENPSDLFRASKAADAANGCLYYAEPAEMCARAFEAFVQDASIANNFLVAGTKATEEAKLGLYPSGAHRARINGAFRRYFDLLGRALHGQPV encoded by the coding sequence ATGGGTTTAGACCGCACCTTTTACCGCCGCAGCCCGCAACAGCGACCGCAGCAAAACGTCACCTTCAACGATGTGCGCAAGCGTTTTGATTTTCGCTCCATTGCCATCGGCCGCTGGGTGACCGAAGCGGAAAAAGCGCGCGCGGCGGGCCTGTTTTACGATGCGCTGGTCGACCTGATGACGATACTGCAGGGGCCGGAGTTGCTGGTCTCCCTGCGCGGTACCCTCGCTTTCCAGTACGGCACCGGCGGCCGCCCCGGTGTCTCCGCCCATTACGAGCCGGCGACGCGCACCTTTGCCCTGGCCAAGAATGCCGGCCCCGGTTCCATCGCCCACGAGTGGTTTCACGCACTGGACCATTACCTCGCGGACAAGGCCTTCAGTGATGCATCCGGCAAGCGCTTTGCCTCCGAGGCCTGGTTGCGCGATGCCACCCCGGTGCCGCACCCCATCAACGATGCACTGTTCGCCTGCTTCCGCGCGATCATGCTGGATGAAAGCGGGGAAAACCCCAGCGACCTGTTTCGCGCATCCAAAGCCGCAGATGCGGCCAACGGTTGCCTCTACTACGCGGAGCCCGCCGAAATGTGCGCGCGCGCCTTCGAGGCATTTGTACAGGATGCGAGTATTGCGAATAACTTTCTGGTGGCGGGCACCAAGGCTACAGAGGAGGCCAAGCTGGGGCTCTACCCCAGCGGTGCGCACCGGGCACGGATCAACGGGGCATTTCGCCGGTACTTTGATTTGCTCGGGCGCGCCCTGCATGGGCAGCCGGTGTGA